One Flavobacteriales bacterium DNA segment encodes these proteins:
- a CDS encoding saccharopine dehydrogenase, translating into MQKNILVIGAGRSATTLIDYFLQHAEALDWRITVGDISEELAQKKIGSHPRGKALKFDVFSAEQRREEVSKADVVVSMLPASMHIEVAKDCLELGKHLTTASYISKEMKALNMEVEAKNLLFLNEIGLDPGIDHLSAMKLLDEIRADGGKVEHFESFTGGLVAPESDDNPWHYKFTWNPRNVVLASQGGAVKFIHNGKYKYIPYHRVFRRTEYIDIEGHGEFEGYANRDSLSYREVYGLHDVKTLYRGTLRRPGFSRSWNAFVQLGMTDDSYVMEGSESMTHRDFVNSFLPFSLTDSVELKVRAGLLLEQDDRLMEKLRWLGLFDNTPVGLKDATPAQILQHILEKKWAMKPNDRDMIVMWHKIGFVKDGQKFVTESSMVVKGDDQHHTAMAKTVGLPLAIATRMILEGTIRERGVSLPISKDIYEPVLDELANNGIQFEEKTYQVDEFST; encoded by the coding sequence ATGCAGAAGAACATTCTTGTCATAGGTGCGGGGCGGTCGGCCACAACGCTGATTGACTATTTCCTGCAACATGCCGAAGCGCTCGATTGGCGCATTACCGTGGGCGATATTTCGGAAGAATTGGCGCAGAAGAAGATTGGTTCACATCCTCGCGGAAAAGCCCTCAAGTTCGATGTATTCAGTGCGGAGCAGAGGCGCGAGGAGGTTTCCAAAGCGGACGTGGTGGTGAGTATGCTTCCTGCAAGTATGCACATCGAAGTGGCGAAGGATTGCCTGGAACTTGGCAAGCATCTAACCACGGCTTCCTATATCTCGAAGGAGATGAAGGCGTTGAACATGGAGGTCGAAGCGAAAAATCTACTGTTTCTGAACGAGATCGGTCTTGATCCAGGCATCGATCATCTCTCTGCCATGAAGCTATTGGATGAGATTCGTGCAGATGGTGGGAAAGTAGAGCATTTCGAAAGCTTCACGGGTGGACTTGTAGCGCCTGAAAGCGATGACAATCCGTGGCATTATAAGTTCACATGGAACCCGCGCAACGTGGTTTTGGCCAGTCAGGGCGGGGCGGTGAAGTTCATTCACAACGGCAAGTACAAATACATTCCGTACCACCGTGTGTTCCGCAGAACCGAGTACATCGACATTGAAGGCCATGGCGAGTTTGAGGGTTATGCCAACCGCGATAGCCTTTCCTACCGTGAGGTCTATGGACTGCATGACGTGAAAACGCTGTATCGCGGCACGCTACGCAGACCAGGTTTCAGCCGCAGTTGGAACGCGTTCGTGCAACTCGGTATGACAGATGACAGCTACGTTATGGAAGGTTCGGAGAGTATGACACATCGCGATTTCGTAAATTCTTTTTTGCCTTTCAGTCTGACTGATAGTGTGGAATTGAAAGTTCGTGCTGGACTTCTGTTGGAGCAAGACGACCGACTGATGGAAAAACTCCGTTGGTTGGGATTGTTCGATAACACGCCTGTTGGGTTGAAAGATGCTACGCCAGCGCAGATACTCCAGCACATTCTGGAGAAGAAATGGGCTATGAAACCCAACGACCGCGACATGATCGTGATGTGGCATAAGATCGGGTTTGTGAAAGACGGCCAGAAGTTTGTGACCGAAAGTTCGATGGTGGTGAAAGGCGATGATCAGCACCACACGGCCATGGCTAAAACGGTCGGGTTGCCGTTGGCCATTGCCACGCGGATGATCTTGGAAGGAACAATCAGGGAACGAGGCGTTTCGCTGCCTATTTCCAAGGACATTTACGAACCCGTGTTGGACGAATTGGCGAACAACGGTATTCAGTTTGAGGAGAAGACCTATCAGGTTGATGAATTTTCGACCTAA
- the coaD gene encoding pantetheine-phosphate adenylyltransferase has product MKRIAVFPGSFDPITKGHEDIILRAVPLFDEIIVAIGTNSSKKYMYSLERRLEMIRFTFRNEPKVKVDTYLGMTVDYCKEVGATHLLRGLRTSADFEFERSIAHINQTLYPDLDTVFLLSLQEYSAINSTIVRDILINGGDASRFVPEGLDLTV; this is encoded by the coding sequence ATGAAACGAATTGCAGTATTCCCAGGGTCGTTCGACCCGATAACTAAAGGCCACGAAGACATCATTTTGCGAGCAGTTCCACTGTTCGATGAAATTATTGTCGCCATCGGAACCAACTCCAGCAAGAAGTACATGTATTCGTTGGAGCGCAGGTTGGAGATGATCCGTTTTACATTCAGAAATGAACCGAAAGTAAAAGTTGACACCTACTTGGGAATGACCGTTGATTACTGCAAGGAAGTGGGGGCCACACATTTGCTTCGCGGCCTTAGAACTTCTGCCGATTTCGAATTCGAGCGCAGCATTGCGCACATCAACCAAACGCTTTATCCAGACCTCGACACGGTCTTTTTGCTCTCCTTACAAGAGTATTCCGCAATAAATTCAACGATTGTCCGTGATATACTCATCAACGGGGGAGACGCCTCGCGTTTCGTGCCCGAAGGACTTGACCTGACCGTATGA